One window of the Rufibacter radiotolerans genome contains the following:
- a CDS encoding head GIN domain-containing protein — MYLKSFPVFLLVLSLAGVFTSCDILGNGPCLEGKGTTKTETRDVPVFKGVDMRLPGNILISPGPTQGVSIKGFSNLLPEIITEVNGTTLVIRSQSCLEYTNSETTIEIKLPDLENVELKSSADVTVQAVPSSKKLRLSISGSGCLRYSGNIARLSLLHSGSGDIFLDGTANSLESTVSGAGRVKGYFMKADTGKIMLTSSGYQQVWANNYLDATTTGTGNIYYRGHPTTLITYSTSSGKVVNDN, encoded by the coding sequence ATGTATTTAAAATCCTTCCCCGTTTTCCTCCTGGTCCTTAGTTTGGCCGGAGTTTTTACTTCCTGTGACATTTTAGGCAATGGCCCTTGCCTGGAAGGGAAAGGCACCACCAAAACGGAAACCCGCGATGTTCCGGTCTTTAAAGGCGTGGACATGCGTCTGCCCGGCAACATACTTATCTCCCCCGGCCCTACCCAGGGAGTTTCTATTAAAGGTTTTTCCAACCTGTTGCCGGAAATTATCACAGAGGTAAATGGCACTACCCTGGTCATCAGGTCGCAGTCCTGCCTGGAGTATACCAACAGTGAAACCACTATTGAGATAAAATTGCCAGACCTGGAGAATGTAGAACTGAAGAGCTCAGCAGATGTAACCGTCCAGGCAGTTCCATCTTCTAAAAAACTCAGGTTAAGTATTTCTGGGTCAGGTTGTTTGAGGTATTCGGGTAACATTGCCCGTCTGAGCTTGTTGCATTCCGGTTCCGGAGATATCTTTTTGGATGGCACCGCCAACAGCCTGGAAAGCACCGTTAGCGGAGCAGGCAGAGTGAAAGGGTATTTCATGAAAGCAGATACTGGTAAAATCATGCTCACCAGTTCAGGCTACCAGCAGGTGTGGGCCAATAATTACCTGGATGCCACCACTACCGGCACAGGCAACATTTACTACCGTGGCCACCCCACCACCCTCATCACCTATTCCACCAGCTCCGGAAAGGTGGTGAATGATAACTAA
- a CDS encoding TonB-dependent receptor, whose product MSGALPKFTSTLLFVCLMFFFTRSAQAQTFQKGTVVSFHYQNQTLEQALKDLETRYSLNFSFSNTQVILSTPLTCQASGLPLKKALQLLCECAGLTYQIIGDQVVLKSRPGTQKTLSLSAYTQTLRGKIVDAGLNKPLIGATVILTSTEPERAISTGVDGSFVFEKVPIGRHKIRATYLGYLDNETANILVVSGKETVVTIMLEGSTIEEAEVLVVAERDKDLPQNLLISSSVHTLRTDEINRFAGSRQDPSRMAANYAGVSSASDQRNDLIVRGNSPLGVLWRLEGVEIPNPNHFTFTPNTGGAFSLLNNNLLANSDFLTGAFPAEYGNRIGAVMDVRLREGNSKKIENTLQLGLNGLEMVTEGPLVKKWGGSFLGSIRLFTFRPLEKLGVDIGYEGLPRFQDGAFKLVLPTPKAGKFAAWGIAGSSNVTIYDIDKDTTTWGKVRYRLEPTLNNQMYAFGLHHTYSLFPKTVTEVIVSTSGSQVEATSNATFRNLQKRLFYYLRNYEQQLITKFNLTHKPNHKLLFKSGLTWQKMYYNNQEIMYQDLRDVYEIPLDAQGSASLWQGYILGKYNLSPRFDLQAGLYSQRFSIGKRLSVEPRLSLDFFITDAHRLFLSGGMQSQTQPLVYYEYRFFSQETAEFNQPYNKLDFTRSKQVVLGYNYKINPDLRFKAETYFQYHHKVPVSKREGEEAFSMLNLGTDYTFVTVDSVVSKGTGRNYGLELTLERFPKNGFYALGNLTLLQSRYAGGDGKIRPTTFSVGFISNLLVGKEIDLDLEKRHHLSLDLRVNYTGGRRIIPIDEERTINEPTDKIYFDVKNAYLPQLKNYFRADIRFSYQLNTLKTTHWIYAAADNFLNSRNELYYGWDLEENKAKKYYQLGIYPYLGYRIQF is encoded by the coding sequence ATGTCTGGGGCTTTGCCAAAGTTCACTTCTACCCTGCTGTTCGTTTGCCTCATGTTCTTCTTTACCAGAAGTGCACAGGCTCAGACGTTTCAGAAGGGAACGGTAGTGAGCTTTCACTACCAAAACCAAACCCTGGAACAGGCATTAAAGGATCTTGAAACAAGGTACTCGCTTAATTTCTCTTTTAGCAACACCCAGGTTATCCTTTCCACTCCCCTTACCTGCCAAGCCTCTGGCCTGCCTTTAAAAAAGGCGCTGCAGTTGCTATGTGAATGTGCAGGCCTCACGTACCAGATCATTGGCGACCAGGTAGTTTTAAAATCAAGGCCCGGCACCCAAAAAACCTTATCCCTATCTGCCTACACGCAAACCTTGCGGGGGAAAATAGTGGATGCGGGGCTGAATAAACCCTTGATTGGGGCTACTGTCATTCTCACCTCCACAGAGCCGGAAAGAGCCATTAGCACCGGAGTAGACGGTTCCTTTGTATTTGAAAAAGTGCCTATTGGCAGGCATAAAATCAGGGCCACCTATTTAGGTTACCTGGATAATGAGACGGCCAATATTCTGGTAGTTTCTGGTAAGGAAACCGTGGTAACCATTATGCTGGAAGGGAGCACCATTGAAGAGGCCGAAGTGCTGGTGGTGGCCGAACGCGACAAAGATCTGCCCCAAAACCTATTGATTTCCTCCAGCGTGCATACCCTCCGGACCGATGAGATCAATAGGTTTGCCGGCTCCCGGCAAGACCCCAGCCGTATGGCCGCCAACTACGCTGGGGTTTCCAGCGCCTCAGACCAGAGAAACGATTTGATCGTGCGAGGCAACTCTCCCTTGGGGGTTCTCTGGAGGCTGGAAGGCGTGGAAATTCCTAACCCCAACCATTTCACCTTCACCCCTAATACCGGAGGCGCGTTTAGTCTACTCAACAATAACCTTCTGGCAAATTCAGATTTCCTGACCGGGGCCTTCCCCGCGGAATACGGCAACCGCATTGGGGCCGTCATGGATGTACGGTTACGGGAGGGGAACAGCAAAAAGATTGAGAACACCTTACAACTTGGCCTGAATGGCTTGGAAATGGTTACTGAAGGACCCCTGGTGAAAAAATGGGGCGGCTCTTTCTTGGGCAGCATACGGCTATTTACCTTCAGACCCCTTGAGAAGCTGGGCGTGGACATTGGGTATGAAGGGTTGCCTCGCTTCCAGGATGGCGCCTTTAAATTGGTTCTCCCTACGCCAAAGGCCGGAAAATTTGCGGCCTGGGGAATTGCAGGAAGCAGCAACGTGACCATCTATGACATAGACAAGGACACTACCACTTGGGGGAAGGTAAGGTACCGGCTGGAACCTACCTTGAATAACCAGATGTACGCCTTTGGACTGCACCACACCTATTCACTGTTCCCCAAAACCGTTACAGAGGTAATAGTGTCCACCTCCGGAAGTCAGGTAGAGGCTACCAGCAATGCCACCTTCCGCAACCTGCAGAAACGGCTTTTCTATTACCTCCGCAATTACGAGCAACAGCTTATCACCAAATTCAACCTCACCCATAAACCCAACCACAAACTCCTTTTCAAAAGCGGGCTTACCTGGCAGAAGATGTATTACAATAACCAGGAGATCATGTACCAGGACCTGAGGGACGTGTATGAGATTCCTTTGGATGCCCAGGGATCGGCCTCCTTATGGCAAGGGTACATTTTAGGGAAATACAATCTTTCGCCGCGCTTTGATCTGCAGGCAGGCCTTTATTCACAGAGGTTCTCCATTGGGAAAAGGCTTTCTGTGGAGCCCCGCCTTTCACTGGATTTTTTTATCACAGATGCCCACCGTCTTTTCCTTTCCGGCGGTATGCAGAGCCAGACGCAACCGCTGGTATACTATGAATACCGGTTCTTCTCTCAGGAGACCGCTGAGTTCAACCAACCCTACAACAAACTGGATTTTACCCGAAGCAAACAGGTGGTGCTTGGCTATAACTATAAAATCAACCCAGACCTACGCTTTAAAGCGGAAACCTATTTCCAATACCACCATAAAGTACCGGTAAGTAAAAGAGAGGGCGAAGAGGCATTTTCCATGCTGAACCTGGGCACTGACTACACATTTGTTACCGTTGACAGTGTGGTTAGCAAAGGAACGGGCCGCAACTACGGCCTGGAACTGACTCTGGAGCGTTTCCCTAAAAACGGATTCTACGCCTTAGGAAACCTTACCCTGCTGCAGTCACGGTATGCCGGCGGAGACGGAAAGATAAGGCCAACCACCTTCAGCGTTGGGTTTATCTCCAATTTATTAGTGGGGAAGGAAATTGATCTGGATCTTGAAAAACGCCACCATCTTTCCTTGGATCTGCGGGTAAATTACACAGGAGGAAGAAGGATAATTCCGATAGATGAGGAGAGAACTATCAATGAACCAACTGATAAGATTTATTTTGATGTCAAGAACGCCTACTTACCCCAATTAAAGAATTATTTCAGGGCAGACATTCGCTTTTCTTACCAGCTAAATACCCTTAAAACCACCCATTGGATTTATGCTGCCGCAGATAATTTCTTAAACAGCAGAAATGAATTATACTACGGATGGGATTTAGAAGAAAATAAAGCTAAAAAGTATTACCAGTTAGGTATTTATCCCTATCTAGGGTATAGAATTCAGTTTTAA
- a CDS encoding ABC transporter substrate-binding protein — protein sequence MLNLIYQSLLTIDLRDKSIQPLLAGGLPTVRRDDSLSYFTFKLRPQAKWDNGTAVTASDVAFSLKLLHSPLLDNERWRAQFNFIKDIIIQPGDSASFTLVCRGYTPEMRLMTGDFFVLPAHRFDPKGLLSNIPFHTIRQKFDSLASTSTFKTYAAFLNQPQFARDTAWVRGSGPYKLKSWRNGQTVVLDKKQGWWGDQVAKEAEILRATPGKIVFQIIPDNAAAIMALKAGQLDLLDDMPLVAFQEMKKNEKYQNKFTFSSPSSFDLVFLGMNGDKPYLQDKHTRQAISHIFNVPQIINSLQGGYATPSVGLVHPEEKQYYNKGLSPVTYDLKKASQLLGQAGWVKTSEGWHKTIANQRQKLELEVIHRAGNSDFEHLAILLKQNAQAIGVPVTIQALESSQIRERLDTKQFDLFFRTLSGNPFSYNLIPLLHTSNKVEGGSNVTGFGTPETDQLLENIASEEGTEQKAVLLKKLQQEMQEQSNWVFLYFLQNKIAVSKRIDAAVVSSLKPGYDLTKFTFKK from the coding sequence GTGTTAAACCTGATCTACCAAAGCCTTTTGACCATTGACCTAAGGGATAAATCCATCCAACCGCTGCTAGCTGGAGGGCTCCCTACCGTCCGTCGGGACGATTCCCTTTCTTATTTTACCTTCAAGCTTCGTCCCCAGGCCAAATGGGACAATGGAACGGCGGTCACCGCCTCAGATGTAGCTTTCTCTCTAAAACTACTACATAGCCCATTGCTGGACAATGAACGGTGGCGGGCTCAATTCAATTTTATTAAAGATATCATCATTCAGCCCGGTGACTCTGCCTCTTTTACGTTGGTTTGCCGTGGCTATACTCCAGAAATGCGGCTTATGACCGGTGATTTCTTTGTGTTGCCTGCGCATAGATTTGACCCTAAAGGTTTGCTGTCCAACATACCCTTTCATACCATCCGGCAAAAGTTTGATTCCTTGGCCTCTACGTCAACTTTTAAAACATATGCTGCCTTTTTAAACCAACCACAGTTTGCCAGGGATACTGCCTGGGTGAGAGGAAGCGGTCCTTACAAACTAAAATCCTGGAGAAACGGCCAGACGGTTGTCTTGGATAAAAAGCAAGGCTGGTGGGGGGACCAGGTAGCTAAAGAGGCTGAGATTTTACGGGCTACTCCAGGCAAAATTGTTTTCCAGATCATTCCAGATAACGCGGCCGCAATCATGGCCTTAAAAGCAGGCCAATTAGATCTGCTGGATGACATGCCCCTTGTTGCCTTCCAGGAAATGAAAAAGAATGAAAAGTATCAGAACAAATTCACCTTTTCATCCCCTTCTTCCTTTGATCTGGTCTTTCTAGGGATGAACGGTGACAAACCTTACCTTCAAGACAAACACACGCGCCAGGCTATTTCCCATATATTCAACGTGCCGCAAATTATAAACTCCCTTCAGGGGGGCTACGCTACTCCTTCGGTTGGGTTGGTTCATCCTGAAGAGAAACAGTATTATAATAAAGGACTATCTCCCGTTACCTATGACTTGAAAAAAGCCTCTCAGTTATTAGGGCAAGCTGGGTGGGTGAAAACATCAGAAGGGTGGCACAAGACCATAGCTAATCAAAGGCAGAAATTGGAGTTAGAAGTCATCCATAGAGCCGGCAATTCTGATTTTGAGCACCTGGCTATTCTTTTAAAGCAAAATGCACAGGCTATTGGCGTTCCGGTGACCATACAGGCGCTAGAGAGTAGCCAAATACGGGAAAGGTTAGACACCAAACAGTTTGATCTGTTTTTCAGAACCCTTTCCGGAAATCCTTTTTCCTATAACCTTATCCCTCTTTTACATACCTCTAATAAAGTGGAAGGAGGTTCTAATGTAACTGGTTTTGGGACGCCTGAAACGGACCAATTGCTGGAAAATATTGCCAGCGAGGAAGGCACAGAGCAAAAAGCGGTGCTTCTCAAAAAACTCCAGCAGGAGATGCAGGAACAGAGCAATTGGGTTTTCCTTTACTTTCTGCAGAACAAAATAGCCGTTTCTAAAAGGATTGACGCCGCGGTGGTTTCCTCTTTAAAACCGGGCTATGACCTGACCAAATTTACCTTTAAGAAGTAA
- a CDS encoding ABC transporter permease has protein sequence MRTLLFLLQKEFRQITRDKSILRMILVMPMLQLVLLPNAADYEMKNILLSVVDHDHSEYSRQLVQKVTSSGYFKLNSFSDSYADALQEVEEDRADLILEIPARFEKSLVHEDQATLFLAINSINGVKANLGGAYLRSIIQDYNREVRTQWIQLPRLSPETTIDIVPTNWFNPRMNYKVFMVPGILVILVTLVGSFLTSLNIVREKEVGTMEQINVTPIKKHHFILGKLIPFWAMGLLVLTLGFGIARIGYGIIPLGSFLTIYVFAAVFLLAVLGLGLLTSTYSDTQQQAMLVSFFMMMIFILLSGLYTPIDSMPTWARYITRINPVAYFIDVIRLVVLKGAGLYEIRQQLAIMFGFAVLLNGWAVLSYHKRS, from the coding sequence ATGAGAACGCTGCTGTTTTTACTGCAAAAGGAATTCAGGCAGATTACCCGTGATAAATCCATCCTCCGGATGATCTTGGTAATGCCCATGCTGCAACTGGTGCTGCTGCCCAACGCCGCAGACTATGAGATGAAAAACATTCTCCTGAGCGTAGTAGACCATGACCATTCTGAATACTCCCGGCAACTGGTGCAGAAAGTTACTTCCTCCGGATACTTTAAACTGAATTCCTTTTCAGACTCCTATGCAGATGCCCTGCAGGAAGTAGAGGAAGACCGGGCTGACCTGATTCTGGAAATTCCGGCGCGGTTTGAGAAAAGTCTGGTGCATGAAGACCAGGCCACGCTGTTTCTGGCTATCAACTCCATAAATGGGGTTAAGGCCAACCTGGGGGGAGCCTATCTTCGTTCCATCATCCAAGACTATAACCGGGAAGTAAGAACCCAATGGATTCAGTTGCCCCGCCTAAGCCCCGAAACCACTATTGACATAGTGCCTACCAACTGGTTTAACCCGCGCATGAACTACAAGGTCTTTATGGTACCCGGCATTCTGGTGATTCTGGTGACGTTGGTTGGGTCTTTTCTGACGTCACTTAATATTGTGCGCGAAAAGGAGGTTGGCACCATGGAGCAGATCAACGTGACCCCCATCAAGAAACACCACTTTATTCTGGGCAAACTGATTCCTTTCTGGGCGATGGGCCTGCTGGTGCTAACCCTTGGGTTTGGTATTGCCCGGATAGGCTATGGCATCATTCCGCTGGGCAGCTTTCTGACCATCTATGTGTTTGCCGCCGTTTTTCTGCTGGCAGTGCTAGGGTTAGGGCTTCTTACTTCCACCTACTCAGACACCCAGCAACAGGCCATGTTGGTTTCCTTTTTTATGATGATGATCTTCATCCTGCTCAGCGGCCTGTACACGCCCATAGACAGTATGCCAACCTGGGCCCGTTACATTACCCGCATTAACCCGGTCGCCTACTTTATAGACGTCATAAGGCTGGTGGTACTGAAGGGGGCAGGGCTATATGAGATCAGGCAGCAGTTGGCGATTATGTTTGGTTTTGCGGTGCTGCTGAATGGGTGGGCGGTCCTAAGCTACCACAAACGTTCTTAG
- a CDS encoding ABC transporter permease, with product MKQFWSFIKKEFYHIFRDHRTMLILLGMPVVQIIIFGFALTNEVKNSRIAVLDRSNDAASASLIAELEASRYFEIQKHLYSYQEVEEEFKKGNIKMAVILPQNFEADLKHLNKAQVQVIADASDPNVANTLTNYASAIILDYQDRITDGRQLPYKINTEMRMLYNPQMKGAYSFVPGVMALVLMLVCTMMTAITIVREKEMGTMEVLLVSPVQPLKIVIAKAVPYFFLSLVNIASILLLSVFVLEVPINGSLPLLVLESILFTVTSLVLGLLISSVTESQQTAMFISLTGMFMPTIMLSGFMFPIENMPRLLQLISNIIPAKWYYIIVRSVMIKGVGLEAVWKETLVLVGMLVFLLFMSIRKFKIRLV from the coding sequence ATGAAACAGTTTTGGTCATTCATCAAAAAGGAATTCTACCACATTTTCCGGGACCACAGGACCATGCTTATTTTGCTGGGCATGCCCGTGGTGCAGATCATCATCTTCGGGTTTGCGCTGACCAATGAAGTCAAGAATTCCAGGATAGCGGTACTAGATAGGTCAAACGATGCGGCTTCTGCCTCCCTTATCGCGGAGCTGGAGGCCAGCCGGTATTTTGAGATTCAAAAACACCTGTATTCTTACCAGGAGGTAGAGGAGGAATTCAAGAAAGGCAACATAAAGATGGCGGTCATCCTGCCCCAAAACTTTGAGGCAGACCTCAAGCACCTCAACAAGGCGCAGGTGCAGGTTATTGCCGATGCCTCTGACCCTAACGTAGCTAACACCCTTACCAATTATGCCTCGGCTATTATCCTGGATTACCAGGACCGGATCACCGATGGCCGCCAGCTGCCCTATAAAATAAACACCGAAATGCGAATGCTTTACAATCCGCAGATGAAGGGGGCCTACAGTTTTGTGCCTGGGGTTATGGCCTTGGTGTTAATGCTGGTTTGCACTATGATGACGGCCATTACCATTGTGCGGGAAAAGGAAATGGGTACCATGGAGGTGCTTTTGGTTTCACCGGTGCAGCCCCTGAAAATTGTGATTGCCAAGGCGGTGCCGTATTTCTTCCTTTCGCTGGTGAATATTGCCAGCATCTTGCTGTTGAGCGTGTTTGTGCTGGAGGTGCCCATTAACGGAAGCCTTCCTTTATTAGTGCTGGAAAGCATTCTTTTTACGGTGACTTCCTTGGTGCTGGGCCTGTTGATCTCGTCTGTAACCGAGTCTCAGCAGACGGCCATGTTCATTTCCCTAACCGGTATGTTTATGCCCACCATCATGTTGAGTGGGTTCATGTTTCCAATTGAGAACATGCCCCGGCTGCTGCAACTAATTTCCAATATCATTCCGGCTAAATGGTACTACATTATTGTAAGGTCAGTGATGATAAAAGGCGTGGGGCTGGAAGCGGTCTGGAAAGAGACGCTGGTTCTGGTGGGCATGCTGGTTTTCCTGCTGTTTATGAGTATCCGTAAGTTTAAGATCAGGTTGGTATGA
- a CDS encoding RNA polymerase sigma-70 factor — translation MGTILHTQDQELQLLLKTDEARFMETLFRQYYTLLCRTAVRFTKDPDAAEDLVQEVFCKIWQNRETLEITSSFKAYLVRSVTNQALNYLEKQKRLVLSEDTSAFEVSYSVNTTMQLMEGKEMETRIQTALGTLPPQCRVIFEMSRFEELTYKEIADSLDLSPKTVENQMGKALRILRELLLSLLLGFSVSMGLAEVIKTNILI, via the coding sequence ATGGGTACAATTTTACATACCCAGGACCAGGAGCTTCAACTCCTGCTCAAAACAGATGAGGCGCGGTTCATGGAAACCCTGTTCAGGCAGTACTACACCCTACTCTGCCGGACTGCTGTGCGTTTTACCAAAGACCCTGACGCAGCCGAGGACCTGGTACAGGAAGTGTTCTGTAAAATCTGGCAGAACAGAGAGACCCTGGAAATCACCTCCTCTTTTAAAGCCTATTTGGTGCGTTCTGTCACCAACCAAGCACTCAACTACCTGGAGAAACAAAAAAGATTAGTACTATCTGAAGACACCTCGGCGTTTGAAGTTTCTTATTCTGTGAACACCACCATGCAGTTGATGGAGGGCAAGGAGATGGAAACCCGTATTCAGACCGCTTTGGGTACGCTGCCCCCGCAATGCCGGGTGATTTTTGAAATGAGTAGGTTTGAGGAGCTAACCTACAAAGAGATAGCAGATTCCCTGGACCTTTCCCCTAAAACGGTGGAAAACCAAATGGGAAAAGCCCTCAGGATTCTGCGCGAACTGCTTCTCTCCTTATTATTAGGTTTCTCAGTTTCAATGGGTTTAGCAGAGGTCATTAAAACAAATATCTTAATTTAA
- a CDS encoding FecR family protein, with the protein MAYLLQDTQENPEWVLMAKALRGELSGEEQQEFSAWLNEDEAHTQQWVKALAVWEEVGTEQSDSFTPNLENAWSSFCGKADFKATAPVANATTVPAETVVRPMFAWNTLYKYAAALVLAAGLAWVAYLQLNTSPQWLQVATVSGERKMFYLPDSSQVTLNANSTLRYQAAFMGAERKVELSGEGFFEVKRNPSQPFVVVSGTAQTKVLGTSFNVRALVSEQEIKVAVVTGKVGFSSLKTQKQVVLTPGFTGVLTKEGQIAKTETTSASAPTWRALAFKGNTLANVASQLEEYFNVTIQIPNQKLRQCTFTGTFDQPDLQEILQVVAATSDSKLVKTGNKSFTFEGSGCQ; encoded by the coding sequence ATGGCATACTTATTACAAGACACCCAAGAGAACCCAGAATGGGTTTTAATGGCTAAAGCCCTACGGGGAGAGCTGTCAGGGGAAGAGCAACAGGAGTTTTCTGCCTGGTTGAACGAAGACGAGGCCCATACGCAGCAATGGGTAAAAGCCCTTGCCGTTTGGGAAGAGGTAGGCACCGAGCAGAGTGATTCCTTTACCCCAAACCTGGAGAACGCCTGGTCCTCTTTCTGTGGTAAAGCAGACTTTAAAGCGACAGCGCCTGTGGCTAATGCGACTACAGTCCCTGCAGAAACCGTGGTGCGCCCGATGTTTGCCTGGAACACCTTATATAAATATGCCGCCGCCCTGGTGTTGGCCGCCGGTTTGGCCTGGGTAGCCTATCTGCAATTGAACACTTCCCCTCAATGGCTTCAAGTAGCCACTGTATCTGGGGAAAGAAAGATGTTTTATCTGCCAGACAGCAGCCAGGTAACCTTAAACGCCAACTCCACGCTGCGGTACCAGGCCGCCTTTATGGGCGCTGAGCGGAAGGTAGAATTATCCGGGGAAGGTTTTTTTGAGGTAAAAAGAAACCCCAGCCAACCATTTGTGGTGGTGAGCGGCACCGCTCAAACCAAGGTGTTAGGCACCTCTTTTAACGTGCGTGCCCTGGTTAGTGAGCAGGAAATAAAAGTAGCCGTTGTTACCGGTAAAGTTGGTTTCTCTTCCTTGAAAACTCAAAAGCAAGTGGTCCTTACACCCGGGTTCACAGGCGTGCTTACCAAGGAGGGCCAGATTGCCAAAACAGAAACCACTTCGGCCTCGGCTCCTACCTGGAGAGCATTGGCCTTTAAAGGCAATACCCTGGCAAATGTAGCCTCCCAGTTGGAAGAGTATTTTAATGTGACCATTCAAATCCCTAACCAGAAATTGCGGCAATGCACCTTTACCGGCACCTTTGACCAACCTGACCTGCAGGAAATCTTACAGGTGGTGGCGGCTACCTCAGACTCAAAACTAGTAAAGACAGGAAACAAATCATTTACCTTTGAAGGCTCAGGCTGCCAATAA
- a CDS encoding ABC transporter permease encodes MQDADVATYGLPDAATQSSITADYQKRTGLHLPLFYVGMVLQGRQQATHIKALPADRPWVEQAVLWKGVNAAIAFYTAWQAWLPSVPEKNRQEVFKELQTWVNSERLENRENQEQKVLNLLSSSPCPQGYTITNAWKNLQAAEAPLHYYLPQLNWNGAENAYYLWLKKLLKGDLGASNQDYEPVINKIGDAALISFAIAILGLVVGLITTYFAGLYFTLHPHSTFTKTSHLILYFLDSIPGFLIALGLYGLALYLAGYSSGNIFGENQGDESLLQLWTQPSILLGGLCIVLLILPHITLQFHRSLKDQMNKLYLKTALAKGLTYKKAIQVHALPNAMVASFTILSEVIIGLMAGVLIIETTFSLPGLGSLLTKSILSADFPVLIGLTLFFLLFRVVVIWVMDNLLALIDPRMNISQNA; translated from the coding sequence ATGCAGGATGCTGATGTAGCTACCTATGGCTTACCTGATGCCGCCACCCAATCCAGCATCACGGCTGATTACCAAAAAAGGACAGGACTCCACCTGCCTCTTTTTTACGTGGGCATGGTGTTACAAGGAAGGCAACAAGCAACCCACATAAAGGCTCTGCCAGCAGACCGCCCCTGGGTTGAGCAAGCCGTACTTTGGAAAGGAGTAAATGCAGCTATAGCCTTCTATACCGCCTGGCAAGCGTGGCTTCCTTCTGTCCCTGAAAAAAACAGACAAGAGGTTTTTAAGGAATTACAAACTTGGGTAAACAGCGAAAGGCTTGAGAACAGGGAAAACCAGGAGCAGAAGGTACTGAATCTACTGTCCTCGTCTCCTTGCCCGCAAGGTTATACTATTACCAATGCCTGGAAAAACCTCCAGGCAGCAGAAGCTCCCTTACACTATTATTTACCCCAATTAAATTGGAACGGGGCAGAAAATGCCTACTATCTTTGGCTTAAAAAACTGTTGAAAGGAGATTTGGGGGCTTCAAATCAGGATTACGAACCTGTTATAAATAAAATTGGTGATGCCGCTCTCATCTCTTTTGCCATTGCCATTTTAGGGCTGGTAGTGGGGCTTATTACCACTTACTTTGCGGGGCTTTATTTCACCCTGCACCCGCACAGTACCTTTACTAAGACTTCGCATCTGATTTTATATTTCCTGGACAGTATTCCAGGCTTTTTGATTGCGTTGGGCTTGTATGGCTTGGCTCTCTACCTGGCAGGCTATTCTTCGGGGAATATATTTGGGGAAAACCAAGGAGATGAATCTCTTTTACAGCTCTGGACCCAACCTTCCATTCTACTTGGTGGGCTTTGTATTGTCTTACTCATCCTTCCCCATATTACGTTACAGTTTCATCGCAGCCTGAAGGATCAGATGAACAAGCTTTACCTCAAAACCGCCCTGGCCAAAGGTTTAACCTACAAAAAGGCAATTCAAGTTCATGCCCTTCCCAACGCAATGGTAGCCTCTTTTACCATCTTGAGTGAGGTGATCATTGGCTTAATGGCTGGGGTACTCATTATAGAGACTACTTTCTCTTTGCCAGGCCTGGGGAGCCTGTTAACCAAATCCATCCTTTCCGCTGACTTCCCGGTATTGATTGGCCTGACGCTATTCTTTCTCTTATTTAGGGTGGTGGTTATTTGGGTAATGGACAATCTATTAGCCCTCATTGACCCCCGAATGAACATCTCCCAGAACGCATGA
- a CDS encoding ABC transporter permease subunit, translating into MFQWGTEKTLGNGAFSVLAYLCTFLVIGFVLLSQLLKNLLGGAKTFALPVDAALQKIIEVWSTFPKLLLLLLLTTFTPFSILTLMGWICATYWVLPARVARASVLQLKQEAFFEATTSLGLPFQRVLVNHLWPSLKGPVITNFCFAASGLMGIGSTLAYLGIGLPADVPSWGKMLASARLSLEAWWLFAFPALLLLITIFSLQAMGNKYSSSKTANSVTNHQ; encoded by the coding sequence ATGTTTCAATGGGGAACAGAGAAAACCCTTGGCAATGGAGCCTTCTCAGTTCTTGCATATCTCTGCACTTTTTTGGTCATTGGCTTCGTTCTTCTTTCCCAACTTCTTAAAAACCTACTTGGCGGGGCCAAGACTTTTGCTCTTCCGGTAGATGCGGCTTTGCAAAAAATCATAGAGGTGTGGTCTACCTTCCCTAAGCTGCTTCTGTTGTTGCTCTTGACTACCTTTACCCCTTTCTCCATCCTTACCCTTATGGGTTGGATTTGCGCCACCTACTGGGTACTTCCCGCCCGGGTGGCTAGGGCCTCTGTCCTACAGCTAAAGCAGGAAGCCTTTTTTGAGGCAACCACTTCCTTAGGTCTCCCCTTTCAAAGGGTATTGGTAAACCACCTTTGGCCCTCCCTAAAAGGGCCGGTTATTACCAACTTCTGCTTTGCCGCCTCGGGGTTAATGGGCATTGGGTCTACCTTGGCGTATTTAGGGATAGGCTTGCCTGCCGATGTGCCTTCCTGGGGTAAAATGTTAGCCTCCGCCCGGCTTTCCTTAGAGGCATGGTGGTTATTTGCCTTTCCTGCACTGTTACTTCTGATTACTATTTTCAGTTTACAGGCAATGGGTAACAAATATTCCTCCTCCAAAACAGCCAACTCTGTTACGAATCACCAATAA